A window from Mya arenaria isolate MELC-2E11 chromosome 9, ASM2691426v1 encodes these proteins:
- the LOC128246749 gene encoding hyaluronidase-1-like, whose amino-acid sequence MNGIVIVLVLLKAVIVNTNVLTNNVILAGLEENFNKPFITIWNAPSLTCFRKYGIDLDLSSFDIVANKGDTFEGDEIVIFYENRLGFYPWIDEDGNYINGGLPQLADYSVHIQKVVDDVNNFIPDVNFSGLAVIDWERWRPIFERNNYNEEQRVYIRASEAQVRKLHPDWSVKQVHSHAETEFQQAARRLMEGTLVTCRQLRPRGHWGFYGFPACYNYHKGESTCSNETKSLNDRLDWLFNISSVLLPSIYLSEKIGTHNARQARAHGELGEALRVANAYSVHNTPLVAYSRFRYGDTGRFYDLADLNNTLRQSAEAGFSGVALWDSSESFKTRTECEATKAYLDNQLGPYIRELSKDALECSRNICSGHGRCVNTTFGIYYTNLHSKFFSKSHGYRVYKYLKNTALDLITSILEGFKTVLRLILNDELKGKTVSCVCFNGWKGENCSRKE is encoded by the exons atgaacGGGATCGTAATTGTGTTGGTTCTCTTAAAAGCTGTTATTGTGAACACAAATGTGTTAACAAATAATGTTATACTCGCTGGGCTTGAAGAGAATTTCAACAAACCGTTCATAACAATTTGGAACGCCCCAAGTCTTACCTGCTTCCGAAAATACGgaattgaccttgaccttagctcaTTCGATATTGTCGCGAATAAAGGTGACACGTTTGAAGGGGATGAAATTGTAATATTCTACGAAAACCGCCTTGGGTTCTACCCGTGGATAGACGAAGACGGGAATTACATCAACGGTGGTCTTCCACAG CTTGCCGATTACAGCGTCCATATTCAGAAGGTGGTCGATGACGTCAACAATTTCATCCCTGACGTCAATTTCTCTGGGCTCGCGGTAATCGACTGGGAACGATGGCGTccaatatttgaaagaaataactACAACGAAGAACAGCGAGTCTACATCCGGGCGAGTGAGGCGCAGGTCAGGAAGCTACACCCCGACTGGTCAGTAAAGCAGGTACATTCTCATGCGGAGACGGAGTTCCAGCAGGCTGCCAG ACGTTTAATGGAAGGCACCCTCGTGACATGTCGGCAACTCCGACCACGTGGCCACTGGGGCTTTTACGGGTTTCCAGCCTGCTATAACTACCACAAAGGAGAGAGTACCTGCAGTAACGAGACCAAGAGCCTCAATGACAG GCTGGATTGGTTATTCAACATTAGTTCTGTGCTTCTACCCTCGATCTACCTGTCTGAAAAGATCGGAACCCACAATGCCCGTCAAGCACGCGCGCACGGGGAGCTTGGAGAGGCGCTGAGAGTTGCAAATGCGTATTCGGTACATAACACACCTCTTGTCGCTTACTCAAGGTTCCGGTACGGAGATACGGGGAGATTCTACGACTTG GCGGACTTGAACAATACTCTACGCCAATCAGCGGAGGCTGGGTTCAGCGGTGTTGCATTATGGGACAGTTCAGAGTCCTTCAAGACGCGGACAGAATGTGAGGCTACCAAAGCGTACCTGGACAACCAGCTGGGTCCGTACATTCGGGAGTTAAGTAAAGATGCATTGGAGTGCAGCAGGAACATTTGCAGTGGCCATGGACGTTGTGTCAACACAACCTTCGGGATATATTATACAAACTTACACAGTAAATTCTTTTCAAAATCACATGGATATCGTGTGTATAAATACCTTAAGAATACTGCACTAGATTTGATAACGAGCATTCTTGAAGgttttaaaactgtattgaGGCTCATTTTGAACGATGAATTGAAGGGAAAGACTGTTTCTTGTGTGTGTTTCAATGGTTGGAAAGGAGAAAATTGTTCTAGAAAGGAGTAG